From Jiangella mangrovi:
GGCATGCTCGCGGCGTCGGGCATCGGCGCGATCCTGTCGCCGCCCACGCTGGGCGCGGCGGCGTTCATCATCGCCGAGTACCTGGGCCGGTCCTACCTCGAGGTGCTGGTCTGGGCGCTGGTGCCGACGCTGCTGTACTACCTCGGGATCTTCCTGGCGATCGAGATCGACGCCCGCAAGGCCGGGGTCGACGCCGTCGACGTCGAGCGGAAGAACCCGTGGCGGCTGCTCGCACGGTCCGGCTACCACTTCCTGTCGCTCGGCGTCATCGTGCTCTTCCTGGCCGTCGGCATGACGCCGTTCCGCGCCGTCGTCTACGCGACCGCCGTCGCCGTCGGGTTCGGCGTGATCGACGCGGTGGTGCGGCGGGGCGGGCGCGACTGGCCGGGAGTCCTGGCCGACACCGGACGCGTTGTCTACTTCTCCCTGTCCGACGGCGTCCGCTCGGTCCTGCCCGTGGCCGCCGTGTGCGCGGCCGCCGGGATCATCGTCTCGACCATCACGAAGACCGGGCTCGGCCAGGTGCTGTCGGACCTGCTCGTCGACGCCGCGACGGCGGTCACGGACGATCCCACCGTCGTGCTGATCCTGAGCGCCGTCCTGGCCGCCGTGGCGATCCTGATCCTCGGGCTGGCCGTGCCGGTGACGGCGTCGTTCATCATCAGCTGGGTCGTCATCGGCCCGGCGCTCTTCGACCTCGACGTCCCCGCGCCCGCCGTCGCGATGTTCATCTTCTACTTCTCCGTGCTGTCCGAGGTGTCGCCGCCGACGGCGCTCGCTGCGGTCGCGTCGGCGGCCATCACGGGCGGCCGGGTCATCGCGACGATGTGGCAGGCCTGCAAGTACGCCCTGCCGGCGTTCCTGGTGCCGCTGGCGTTCGTGCTGACGGACAACGGCTCGGCGCTGCTGCTGGAACGCCCGGCCGGCGACGTCCTGTGGACGGTGACCGTGTCGGCGGTCGCGGTCGCGGCACTGGCTGTGGCCGCGGGCGGCTGGGTCGTCCGGCGTGCGGGTGCCGCCGAACGCGCGCTCTGCTTCGTCGCCGCCTGCCTCCTGCTCTACCTGCAGCCGGTGTCGATCGCCGTCGGCGCCGTGGTCCTGGCCGCAGCTGTCGCCGTCAACCTCGTCTCGTCGTCCCCGTCGCCATCCGCCGATCGAGAGGAAGTCCCGACATGAGAGCACGCGTCGCCACCCGTTTGATAGTGGGACTGCTCGCGACCGGCCTGGCCGTGTCCGCCTGCGGCGGCCGTCAGACCACCTCGCCCGACGAGGACGGCGGCGGTGGTGGCGCTGACGCCGGGGCGTGCGAGGCCGGGTCGGGCCGCATGACCATCGCGACCGGCAACTCCACCGGCGTCTACTACGTGCTCGGCGGCGGCCTCGCGCAGCTGATCAGCAACGAGACCGACATCACCGCCACGGCCGCCGAGACCGGCGCGTCGGTGCAGAACGTC
This genomic window contains:
- a CDS encoding TRAP transporter fused permease subunit; protein product: MTDASTTRHTGGEAPATTTDVGELMARYDEELPARRLSGRVGLGVGIACFAVALFVLRQVFWPLSQGNQYYLMLFLAFVLPLIFLCYRALPRRERTDDPNPLDWVLAAVALVACLYPVLPVLSGGFDAFLDRQGSLTGLDVLMGAIVLVLVIEATRRTTGWVLPIVCVAFLLYAYYGGFLPASMPGSHAGIDFDQIVNALYNDPSGFYGVPLDVCATYIVLFTIYGAVLDRTGAGQFFIDLSFAIFRRSRTAPGRTVALSGFLLGTVSGSGTATAVGLGAVTWPVLKKAGYPRENAGGMLAASGIGAILSPPTLGAAAFIIAEYLGRSYLEVLVWALVPTLLYYLGIFLAIEIDARKAGVDAVDVERKNPWRLLARSGYHFLSLGVIVLFLAVGMTPFRAVVYATAVAVGFGVIDAVVRRGGRDWPGVLADTGRVVYFSLSDGVRSVLPVAAVCAAAGIIVSTITKTGLGQVLSDLLVDAATAVTDDPTVVLILSAVLAAVAILILGLAVPVTASFIISWVVIGPALFDLDVPAPAVAMFIFYFSVLSEVSPPTALAAVASAAITGGRVIATMWQACKYALPAFLVPLAFVLTDNGSALLLERPAGDVLWTVTVSAVAVAALAVAAGGWVVRRAGAAERALCFVAACLLLYLQPVSIAVGAVVLAAAVAVNLVSSSPSPSADREEVPT